A portion of the Pseudomonas sp. GR 6-02 genome contains these proteins:
- a CDS encoding GMC family oxidoreductase N-terminal domain-containing protein: protein MTRIATPISDIKEHYDVIVIGSGYGGGIAASRLSRAGKRVCLLERGREIQPGEYPNTMLAATEELQVHDPDGHIGSRTGLFDLHVNAQQNVVVGCGLGGTSLINANVALEPEPGVFDDPRWPLAVREHRDTLLKDGYARAREMLKPNPYPKTAPTLPKLEANQKSADYLKQGAHFYKPPINVTFDKLPNNLNHVGVEQLPCNHCGDCVSGCNNKAKNTTLMNYLPDACNHGAEIFCQAEVRHLERDGDGWIVHFQYLDSGREKFSAPTLFVKADIVVVSAGTLGSTEILLRSRDKGLSTSNQLGENMSGNGDILGFGHNCDETINGIGFGAHPAKEMKPVGPCITSIIDMRTEGDWRSRMVIEEGSIPGALGRPMVPSMATFAGLIGKPTDDSFTGKLKYAEREAESFLRGPYHGALHNMQTYLIMSHDDGKGRMVLDSKDQLRIDWPGVGEQENVKIGNERLHQSTKALGGIWVENPIWTELLKHSIVSVHPLGGCVMGEDATQGVVNHKGQVFSGVSGTDVYAGLYVADGAVIPTSLAVNPLLTISAVSERNMSLLAADRGWHIDYTLPSAPRKPVAAPTLGVQFTETMKGYFSKNFTQPQSTDLKLYEAAAKRGKSDNLPIEFTLTITANDLNRMIKEPEHAATLVGSLDAPGLSPEPLTASNGVFNLFEEYQEQVGVRHMNYDMKLTAEDGSDYYFSAFKTVPEDNGVLNVWHDTSTLYVTLYRGPDKTGEVIGSGVMHIEPADFAKQMTTMKVLNARNERERIEGLARFGKFFAGILWESYGGVFAGDIYFNPDAPPRQKRPLDAPTPSVQFFQTEDSVQLRLTRYQGGTKGPVMLVHGLGVGSNIFSTDTIQTNLLEYLCKHEYDVWLLDFRVSILLPASKHEWNGDQIAQYDFKAAIEHIQQATLAADVQCVVHCYGATTFFMSLLAGLQGVRSVVCSQIAADTVVATATGLKAGLHLPGMLDAIGIKSLTAYADNKESWFNKLYDKALNIYARIEAQGYCTNPVCHRITFMYASLYRHDTLNETLHDNLHELFGESNIQTFEHLALILRKGHLVDFKGQDVYMPHFDRLTMPICFISGEDNQCYLPESTLRTYERVCKIHGPERYSRHVVPGYGHIDCMFGKNAVVDVYPIILQHLEKTALG, encoded by the coding sequence ATGACACGGATCGCCACGCCCATCAGCGATATCAAGGAACATTACGACGTGATCGTCATTGGCTCCGGCTACGGCGGCGGGATCGCGGCGTCGCGCCTGTCCCGGGCCGGCAAGCGGGTATGCCTGCTGGAGCGAGGCCGGGAAATCCAGCCCGGCGAATACCCCAATACGATGCTGGCGGCCACTGAAGAGCTGCAAGTGCATGACCCGGACGGGCACATCGGCTCGCGCACCGGGCTGTTCGACCTGCACGTCAACGCCCAGCAGAACGTAGTGGTCGGTTGCGGCCTGGGCGGCACGTCGCTGATCAACGCCAACGTCGCGCTGGAACCTGAACCCGGTGTGTTCGATGATCCGCGTTGGCCGTTGGCGGTGCGTGAACATCGCGACACGCTGCTCAAGGACGGTTACGCCCGGGCTCGGGAGATGCTCAAGCCCAATCCCTATCCGAAAACCGCTCCGACCTTGCCCAAACTCGAGGCTAACCAGAAGTCCGCCGATTACCTCAAGCAAGGCGCACACTTCTACAAGCCGCCGATCAACGTGACCTTCGACAAACTGCCGAACAACCTCAACCACGTCGGCGTCGAGCAATTGCCGTGCAACCACTGCGGCGACTGCGTTTCGGGCTGTAACAACAAGGCCAAGAACACCACGTTGATGAATTACCTGCCGGATGCCTGCAACCACGGCGCAGAGATTTTCTGCCAGGCCGAGGTCCGGCATCTGGAGCGCGACGGCGATGGCTGGATCGTGCACTTCCAATACCTGGACAGCGGCCGCGAGAAATTCTCCGCGCCGACGCTGTTCGTCAAGGCGGACATCGTCGTGGTGTCGGCCGGCACTCTGGGTTCCACCGAAATCCTCCTGCGCTCTCGGGACAAAGGCCTGTCGACGTCCAATCAGCTTGGCGAAAACATGAGCGGCAACGGCGACATCCTCGGTTTCGGCCACAACTGCGATGAAACGATCAACGGCATCGGTTTCGGTGCCCATCCGGCGAAGGAAATGAAACCGGTCGGCCCGTGCATCACCTCGATCATCGACATGCGCACCGAAGGCGACTGGCGCAGCCGCATGGTCATCGAAGAAGGCTCGATTCCCGGCGCACTCGGCCGGCCCATGGTGCCGAGCATGGCCACATTCGCCGGGTTGATCGGCAAACCCACCGATGACAGCTTCACCGGCAAGCTCAAATATGCCGAGCGCGAAGCCGAAAGCTTCCTGCGCGGCCCGTACCACGGCGCCCTGCACAACATGCAGACCTACCTGATCATGAGCCACGACGACGGCAAGGGGCGCATGGTGCTCGACAGCAAGGATCAGCTGCGCATCGACTGGCCGGGCGTTGGCGAGCAGGAAAACGTCAAGATCGGCAACGAGCGCCTGCACCAGAGCACCAAGGCCTTGGGCGGGATCTGGGTGGAAAACCCGATCTGGACCGAGCTGCTCAAACACAGCATCGTTTCCGTGCACCCATTGGGCGGTTGTGTGATGGGCGAGGATGCGACGCAAGGCGTGGTCAACCACAAGGGCCAGGTGTTCAGCGGCGTCAGCGGCACCGATGTCTATGCCGGGCTATACGTGGCCGACGGTGCGGTGATCCCGACCTCACTGGCGGTCAATCCGTTGCTGACCATCTCCGCCGTGAGCGAGCGCAATATGAGCCTGCTGGCCGCCGATCGCGGGTGGCACATCGACTACACGTTGCCCTCGGCACCGCGCAAACCGGTGGCGGCACCGACCCTCGGCGTGCAGTTCACCGAAACCATGAAGGGCTATTTCTCCAAAAATTTCACCCAGCCCCAGAGCACCGATCTCAAACTCTACGAAGCGGCGGCCAAACGCGGCAAGTCGGATAACTTGCCGATCGAATTCACCTTGACCATCACCGCCAACGACCTCAATCGCATGATCAAGGAGCCAGAACACGCCGCGACACTGGTCGGCTCTCTGGATGCGCCGGGCTTGTCGCCGGAACCACTGACCGCCAGCAATGGTGTGTTCAATCTGTTCGAGGAATATCAGGAACAGGTCGGTGTGCGGCACATGAACTACGACATGAAACTGACCGCTGAGGACGGCAGCGATTATTACTTCAGCGCATTCAAGACCGTGCCCGAAGACAACGGCGTGCTGAACGTCTGGCACGACACCAGTACGCTCTATGTGACGCTGTATCGCGGGCCAGACAAGACAGGCGAGGTGATCGGCTCGGGGGTGATGCACATCGAACCGGCCGATTTTGCCAAGCAGATGACCACCATGAAGGTGCTCAACGCGCGCAACGAACGTGAGCGCATTGAAGGGCTGGCGCGGTTCGGCAAGTTCTTCGCCGGCATCTTGTGGGAGAGCTACGGCGGGGTGTTCGCGGGCGACATCTACTTCAACCCCGATGCGCCGCCCCGGCAGAAACGGCCGCTGGATGCACCGACGCCAAGCGTGCAGTTCTTCCAGACCGAAGACAGCGTCCAGCTACGCCTGACCCGCTATCAGGGCGGCACCAAGGGGCCGGTGATGCTGGTGCATGGTTTGGGTGTGGGCTCGAATATTTTCTCCACCGACACCATCCAGACCAACCTGCTGGAGTACCTGTGCAAGCACGAGTACGACGTCTGGCTCCTGGATTTCCGGGTCAGCATCCTGCTGCCGGCCAGCAAACATGAATGGAACGGCGACCAGATTGCCCAGTACGACTTCAAGGCCGCCATCGAGCATATCCAGCAGGCCACCCTCGCCGCTGACGTGCAGTGCGTGGTGCATTGCTACGGCGCGACGACCTTCTTCATGTCACTGCTGGCCGGATTGCAGGGTGTGCGTTCGGTGGTCTGTTCGCAGATCGCCGCGGACACGGTGGTCGCCACGGCAACGGGGCTCAAGGCCGGTCTGCATTTGCCGGGGATGCTCGACGCCATCGGCATCAAATCCCTCACCGCGTATGCCGACAACAAGGAGAGCTGGTTCAACAAACTCTACGACAAGGCCCTCAACATCTACGCCCGCATCGAGGCTCAAGGTTACTGCACCAACCCGGTGTGCCACCGCATCACCTTCATGTACGCGTCGCTGTACCGCCACGACACACTCAACGAAACCCTGCACGACAACCTGCACGAGTTGTTCGGCGAGTCGAACATACAGACCTTCGAGCACCTGGCGCTGATCCTGCGCAAAGGCCATCTGGTGGACTTCAAGGGCCAGGACGTCTACATGCCGCACTTCGACCGGCTGACCATGCCGATCTGCTTCATCAGTGGCGAAGACAACCAGTGCTACTTGCCCGAAAGCACGCTCAGGACCTATGAGCGCGTATGCAAAATCCATGGACCGGAACGCTACAGCCGGCATGTGGTGCCGGGTTATGGGCATATCGACTGCATGTTCGGCAAGAACGCGGTGGTCGATGTGTACCCGATCATCCTGCAGCACCTGGAGAAAACCGCCCTCGGTTGA
- a CDS encoding GNAT family N-acetyltransferase codes for MEVEFRPALRTDAREIARLFQISSEGASDYIWSQLAEPGQDLLEVGAIRYAREDVDFSYQNCVIAQAQGRVIGMMHSYVTRHDPLAAPVTDPVLAPYADMEVPDTLYISSLALHEGWRNKGLGVRFLEHAQQRADQLELNGLSLIDYAANTGARRFYERHGFGIVKTCQVVPHPMIRVTGDAYLMHRP; via the coding sequence ATGGAAGTTGAATTTCGTCCGGCTCTGCGCACGGATGCGCGCGAGATTGCCCGTTTGTTCCAGATTTCGTCAGAGGGGGCTTCGGATTACATCTGGAGCCAGCTGGCGGAGCCCGGGCAGGATCTGTTGGAAGTGGGGGCCATTCGTTACGCCCGTGAAGATGTCGATTTCTCCTATCAGAACTGCGTTATCGCGCAGGCACAGGGGCGGGTCATCGGCATGATGCACAGTTACGTAACGCGTCACGATCCGTTGGCAGCTCCCGTGACTGATCCGGTCCTGGCGCCTTACGCCGACATGGAAGTCCCCGATACCCTCTATATTTCAAGCCTGGCCCTGCATGAAGGGTGGCGCAACAAGGGGCTTGGTGTGCGCTTTCTCGAGCATGCTCAACAGCGCGCCGATCAACTGGAACTCAACGGCCTGAGCCTGATCGACTATGCAGCGAATACCGGGGCCCGGCGTTTTTATGAGCGCCATGGTTTTGGGATCGTCAAAACTTGTCAGGTCGTTCCTCATCCGATGATTCGGGTGACGGGTGATGCCTATCTCATGCATCGGCCTTAG
- the etfB gene encoding electron transfer flavoprotein subunit beta, with amino-acid sequence MSTKIISLVSIGAHPTSGRPRRAEQDARAVELGLQLAGDNLQVLHAGDVAEPALRAYLGMGLEQLHVLEQPVGADALPALTDYLRDAGAQVVLTGSQAETGEGSGMLPFLLAESLGWPLVVGLAQVESIDGGSALVLQALPRGQRRRLKVRLPFLATVDNAAPKPRQSAYGPARRGVLQADEVEVVDDELLAVATLQPAKPRPKRLKVIKAKSGADRMKAATAKASGGGGQVLKGVTAQAGAEAILKLLIEEGVVR; translated from the coding sequence ATGAGCACGAAAATCATCAGCCTGGTGTCCATCGGTGCCCACCCGACCTCCGGCCGGCCACGCCGCGCCGAGCAGGACGCGCGGGCCGTTGAACTGGGTCTGCAATTGGCTGGGGATAACCTGCAAGTGCTGCACGCCGGCGACGTTGCGGAACCGGCGCTGCGTGCCTATCTGGGCATGGGCCTGGAACAGTTGCATGTGCTGGAACAACCGGTCGGCGCAGATGCGCTGCCAGCGTTGACCGACTATTTGCGTGACGCCGGGGCGCAGGTGGTGTTGACCGGCAGCCAGGCGGAAACCGGTGAAGGCTCGGGCATGTTGCCGTTCCTGCTGGCCGAAAGCCTCGGCTGGCCGCTGGTGGTGGGTTTGGCGCAAGTCGAATCCATCGACGGTGGTTCGGCGCTGGTTCTGCAGGCCTTGCCGCGCGGTCAGCGCCGTCGCTTGAAAGTGCGCCTGCCGTTTCTGGCGACTGTGGATAACGCAGCGCCCAAGCCTCGGCAAAGTGCCTACGGTCCGGCGCGACGCGGGGTATTGCAGGCAGATGAAGTTGAAGTGGTCGACGATGAACTGCTGGCAGTGGCCACGCTGCAACCGGCCAAGCCACGACCCAAGCGCCTGAAAGTGATCAAGGCCAAGAGCGGTGCCGACCGCATGAAGGCCGCGACGGCCAAGGCCAGTGGCGGCGGCGGGCAAGTGCTCAAGGGCGTGACCGCGCAGGCGGGCGCCGAAGCCATCCTCAAGTTGCTGATTGAAGAAGGCGTGGTCCGCTGA
- the etfA gene encoding electron transfer flavoprotein subunit alpha, whose amino-acid sequence MSDIIRRDPRAEWIARNRLHPLHAAMQPVQHSWMGPNGVIRKNPHGIGFIGPNGIKRIDRSGAQQGGATKRSAAVEVQLPLHQVAAPAFYISVVPDMVGGRLSSHDRDLLGLAHQLAGKDGAVLAVVFGEHKENAFATAGVDRLLVLEGDEFSGYAPEQRVQGLRAVDNQFSPRHWLLPDSRSGGGELGRRFAAALGERPATRVWQVKDQECIGRAGAGLQDLARPVARLILAAAECAEPVSETRHEALPVELSTTVARSLSRIEDLGAVAVDPAAIPMAEAEFIFSGGNGVKDWGLFHRTAEALGATEGASRVAVDDGFMARDRQVGASGTWVTARVYVAVGISGAIQHLQGIGACDKVVAINLDPGCDMIKRADLSVIGESAEILQALIDAVEAYRNDAKRDAA is encoded by the coding sequence ATGAGCGACATTATCCGCCGCGACCCTCGCGCTGAATGGATCGCCCGCAACCGTCTGCACCCGCTGCACGCGGCCATGCAACCGGTGCAACACAGCTGGATGGGGCCTAACGGCGTCATCCGCAAGAATCCCCACGGGATCGGTTTTATCGGTCCCAACGGGATCAAACGGATCGACCGCAGTGGCGCTCAGCAGGGCGGGGCAACTAAACGCTCGGCCGCGGTTGAAGTGCAATTGCCGCTGCATCAAGTGGCTGCACCCGCGTTCTACATCAGCGTGGTGCCGGACATGGTCGGCGGCCGCTTGAGCAGCCACGACCGCGATTTGCTCGGCCTGGCCCATCAGTTGGCCGGCAAGGACGGCGCGGTACTGGCGGTGGTCTTCGGTGAGCACAAGGAAAACGCCTTCGCCACGGCAGGCGTTGACCGCTTGCTGGTACTGGAAGGCGACGAATTCAGTGGTTATGCACCGGAACAACGCGTGCAGGGCCTGCGGGCTGTGGATAACCAGTTCAGCCCGCGTCACTGGCTGCTGCCGGACAGCCGCAGTGGTGGCGGCGAACTGGGTCGACGCTTTGCTGCCGCACTGGGCGAACGTCCGGCCACACGGGTCTGGCAGGTCAAGGATCAGGAATGCATCGGCCGTGCCGGTGCCGGTTTGCAGGACCTTGCGCGGCCGGTGGCCCGCTTGATTTTGGCGGCTGCCGAATGCGCCGAACCGGTCAGCGAAACCCGTCACGAAGCGTTGCCGGTGGAGTTATCCACAACGGTCGCTCGCAGCCTGTCGCGGATCGAAGATCTGGGCGCGGTGGCGGTGGACCCGGCGGCGATTCCGATGGCCGAAGCCGAGTTCATCTTCTCTGGCGGCAACGGTGTCAAGGACTGGGGACTTTTCCACAGGACGGCCGAAGCGTTGGGCGCGACCGAAGGTGCGTCGCGGGTGGCGGTGGACGATGGTTTCATGGCGCGCGACCGTCAGGTCGGCGCGTCCGGCACCTGGGTAACCGCGCGGGTTTACGTGGCGGTGGGGATTTCCGGGGCGATCCAGCACCTGCAAGGCATCGGTGCCTGCGACAAGGTGGTGGCGATCAACCTCGATCCGGGTTGCGACATGATCAAACGGGCCGACCTGTCGGTGATCGGCGAGAGCGCCGAGATTCTTCAAGCCTTGATCGATGCGGTAGAGGCTTACCGCAACGACGCCAAGCGCGATGCGGCTTAA
- the dgcB gene encoding dimethylglycine demethylation protein DgcB, with product MLNTLLPILLFAALGLAVLGALRRVAMWRQGRASKVDLIGGLFAMPKRYMVDLHHVVARDKYIANTHVATAGGAVASIVLAILVHGFGLHNRILGYALLLMTAVMFVGAIFVFLRRRNPPARLSKGPWMRLPKSLLAFSASFFLLTLPVAGILPENFGGWVLAAILGVGVLWGVSELFFGMTWGGPMKHAFAGALHLAWHRRSERFGGGRSTGLKPLDLNDPTAPLGVEKPKDFTWNQLLGFDACVQCGKCEAACPAFAAGQPLNPKKLIQDMVVGLAGGTDAKFAGSPYPGKPIGEHAGNPHQPIVNGLVDAETLWSCTTCRACVEECPMMIEHVDAIVDMRRHLTLEKGATPNKGAEVLENLIATDNPGGFAPGGRMNWAADLNLNLLSEKKTTDVLFWVGDGAFDMRNQRTLRAFVKVLKAAKVDFAVLGLEERDSGDVARRLGDEATFQLLAKRNIQTLAKYRFNRIVTCDPHSFHVLKNEYGAFDGNYLVQHHSTYMAEIIGEGALNLGQHKGNSVTYHDPCYLGRYNGEYEAPREVLRALGIEIKEMQRSGFRSRCCGGGGGAPITDIPGKQRIPDMRMEDIRETGAELVAVGCPQCTAMLEGVVEPRPLIKDIAELVADALLEDAAPGKPSAPAKREPAEVH from the coding sequence ATGTTGAACACCCTTCTTCCAATCCTGTTGTTCGCTGCCCTGGGCCTGGCTGTCCTGGGCGCGTTGCGGCGGGTGGCTATGTGGCGTCAGGGCCGGGCTTCGAAAGTCGACCTGATCGGCGGTCTGTTCGCCATGCCCAAGCGTTACATGGTCGATTTGCACCACGTCGTCGCGCGGGACAAATACATCGCCAATACACACGTCGCCACGGCCGGTGGTGCGGTGGCGTCCATTGTGCTGGCGATTCTGGTTCACGGTTTCGGCCTGCATAACCGCATCCTCGGTTATGCACTGCTGTTGATGACGGCAGTGATGTTCGTCGGTGCGATCTTTGTCTTCCTGCGTCGCCGCAACCCGCCGGCCCGCTTGTCCAAAGGTCCGTGGATGCGCCTGCCGAAAAGCCTGCTGGCATTCTCGGCGTCGTTCTTCCTGTTGACCCTGCCGGTGGCGGGCATCCTTCCGGAAAACTTCGGTGGCTGGGTACTGGCGGCGATTCTCGGCGTCGGTGTGCTGTGGGGCGTGTCGGAACTGTTCTTCGGCATGACCTGGGGCGGGCCGATGAAGCACGCCTTCGCCGGTGCCTTGCACCTGGCTTGGCACCGTCGCTCCGAACGGTTTGGCGGCGGTCGTTCCACTGGCTTGAAGCCGCTGGATCTGAACGACCCGACCGCGCCACTGGGCGTGGAAAAACCCAAGGATTTCACCTGGAACCAACTGCTCGGCTTCGACGCCTGCGTGCAGTGCGGTAAATGTGAAGCTGCGTGCCCGGCGTTCGCCGCCGGCCAGCCGCTGAACCCGAAAAAACTGATTCAGGACATGGTCGTCGGCCTGGCCGGTGGTACGGATGCCAAGTTTGCCGGCAGCCCTTACCCAGGCAAGCCGATCGGTGAGCACGCCGGTAATCCGCATCAACCGATCGTCAACGGTCTGGTGGACGCTGAAACCCTGTGGTCCTGCACCACCTGCCGCGCCTGCGTCGAGGAGTGCCCGATGATGATCGAGCACGTCGATGCCATCGTCGACATGCGCCGCCATCTGACTCTGGAAAAAGGCGCGACCCCGAACAAGGGCGCCGAGGTCCTGGAAAACCTGATCGCCACCGACAACCCTGGCGGCTTCGCGCCGGGCGGGCGGATGAACTGGGCGGCGGATCTGAACCTGAACCTGCTCAGCGAGAAGAAAACCACCGACGTGCTGTTCTGGGTCGGCGACGGTGCCTTCGACATGCGCAACCAGCGCACCCTGCGTGCCTTCGTCAAAGTGCTGAAAGCGGCCAAGGTCGACTTCGCAGTGCTGGGCCTTGAAGAGCGCGACAGCGGTGACGTGGCCCGGCGTCTGGGCGACGAGGCGACGTTCCAGCTGTTGGCCAAACGCAACATCCAGACCCTGGCCAAATACCGCTTCAACCGCATCGTCACCTGCGACCCGCACAGCTTCCATGTGCTGAAAAACGAATACGGCGCCTTCGATGGCAACTACCTCGTGCAGCACCACAGCACTTACATGGCGGAGATCATTGGCGAAGGCGCACTGAACCTCGGTCAGCACAAAGGCAACAGCGTGACTTATCACGACCCGTGCTACCTCGGCCGCTACAACGGCGAATACGAGGCGCCACGCGAAGTGCTGCGCGCCCTGGGTATCGAGATCAAGGAAATGCAACGCTCCGGTTTCCGTTCGCGCTGCTGCGGCGGCGGTGGCGGTGCGCCGATCACCGACATTCCGGGCAAGCAACGGATCCCTGACATGCGCATGGAAGACATCCGCGAAACCGGCGCCGAACTGGTGGCCGTGGGTTGTCCACAGTGCACCGCGATGCTTGAGGGCGTGGTCGAGCCACGGCCATTGATCAAGGACATCGCCGAACTGGTGGCTGATGCGCTGCTTGAAGACGCCGCGCCGGGAAAGCCTTCGGCACCGGCCAAACGTGAACCTGCGGAGGTGCATTGA
- the dgcA gene encoding dimethylglycine demethylation protein DgcA, with amino-acid sequence MAFEAMFQPIQIGKLTIRNRVLSTAHAEVYATDGGMTTDRYVKYYEEKAKGGIGLAICGGSSSVAIDSPQGWWKSVNLADDRIIPHFQNLADAMHKHGAKIMIQITHMGRRSRWDGEHWPTLLSPSGIREPVHRATCKTIEPEEIWRVIGNYASAAARAKAGGLDGVELSAVHQHMIDQFWSPRVNKRTDEWGGSFENRMRFGLEVIKAVRKEVGPDFCVGIRICGDEFHPDGLSHEDMKQIAKYYDDTGMIDFIGVVGSGCDTHNTLANVIPNMSYPPEPFLHLAAGIKEVVKAPVLHAQNIKDPNQATRILEGGYVDMVGMTRAHIADPHLIAKIKMGQVDQIKQCVGANYCIDRQYQGLDVLCIQNAATSREYMGVPHIIEKSTGPKRKVVIVGAGPAGMEAARVSAERGHDVTLFEKKEFIGGQITTASKAPQRDQIAGITRWFQLELARLKVDLRLGVAADAATILDLRPDVVVLAVGGHPFLEQNEHWGAAEGLVVSSWDILDGKVAPGKNVLVYDTICEFTGMSTADFLADKGSQVEIVTDDIKPGVAIGGTSFPTYYRSMYPKEVIMTGDMMLEKVYREGDKLVAVLENEYTGAKEERVVDQVVVENGVRPDEEIYYAMKEGSRNKGQMDIEALFAIKPQPSLSQAGDGYLLFRIGDCVAQRNTHAAIYDALRLCKDF; translated from the coding sequence ATGGCTTTCGAAGCAATGTTCCAGCCGATCCAGATCGGCAAACTGACCATCCGCAACCGCGTGCTCAGCACCGCGCATGCTGAGGTCTACGCCACCGACGGCGGCATGACCACCGATCGGTACGTCAAGTATTACGAAGAGAAAGCCAAGGGCGGGATCGGCCTGGCGATTTGCGGCGGTTCCTCCAGCGTGGCCATCGACAGCCCGCAAGGCTGGTGGAAGTCGGTCAACCTGGCCGACGACCGGATTATTCCGCACTTCCAGAATCTGGCCGATGCCATGCACAAGCATGGCGCCAAGATCATGATCCAGATTACCCACATGGGTCGCCGCTCCCGCTGGGACGGTGAGCATTGGCCAACCCTGCTGTCGCCGTCGGGCATCCGCGAGCCGGTGCACCGCGCGACCTGCAAAACCATCGAGCCGGAAGAAATCTGGCGGGTGATCGGCAACTACGCCAGCGCCGCAGCACGGGCCAAGGCCGGTGGCCTGGATGGCGTCGAGCTGTCTGCCGTGCACCAGCACATGATCGACCAGTTCTGGAGCCCGCGAGTCAACAAGCGTACCGACGAATGGGGCGGCAGCTTCGAGAACCGCATGCGTTTCGGCCTGGAAGTGATCAAGGCTGTGCGCAAGGAAGTCGGTCCGGACTTCTGCGTTGGTATCCGTATCTGTGGTGACGAATTCCACCCTGATGGCCTGAGCCATGAGGACATGAAGCAGATCGCCAAGTACTACGACGACACCGGCATGATCGACTTCATCGGTGTCGTGGGCTCGGGTTGCGACACTCACAACACCCTGGCCAACGTTATTCCCAACATGAGTTATCCACCGGAGCCGTTCCTGCACCTGGCCGCCGGTATCAAGGAAGTGGTGAAGGCTCCTGTGCTGCACGCGCAGAACATCAAGGACCCGAACCAGGCGACCCGTATTCTGGAAGGCGGTTACGTCGACATGGTCGGCATGACCCGCGCTCACATCGCCGACCCGCACCTGATCGCCAAGATCAAGATGGGCCAGGTCGACCAGATCAAACAGTGCGTGGGCGCCAACTACTGCATCGACCGTCAGTACCAGGGCCTGGACGTCTTGTGCATCCAGAACGCCGCGACCTCCCGTGAATACATGGGCGTGCCGCACATCATCGAGAAATCCACCGGGCCGAAGCGCAAAGTCGTGATCGTCGGTGCCGGCCCTGCCGGGATGGAAGCTGCTCGTGTATCCGCTGAACGTGGCCACGACGTGACCCTGTTCGAGAAGAAAGAATTCATCGGCGGGCAGATCACTACCGCCTCGAAAGCCCCGCAACGGGACCAGATCGCCGGTATCACCCGTTGGTTCCAGCTGGAACTGGCGCGTTTGAAAGTCGACCTGCGCCTGGGCGTGGCGGCGGATGCGGCGACCATTCTCGACCTGCGTCCGGACGTCGTGGTGCTCGCCGTTGGCGGCCATCCGTTCCTGGAGCAGAACGAGCACTGGGGTGCGGCTGAAGGCCTGGTGGTCAGCAGCTGGGACATCCTCGACGGCAAAGTGGCGCCGGGCAAGAACGTGCTGGTCTACGACACCATTTGCGAGTTCACCGGGATGTCGACAGCCGACTTCCTCGCCGACAAAGGCAGCCAGGTCGAGATCGTCACTGACGACATCAAGCCGGGCGTGGCCATCGGCGGTACGTCGTTCCCGACTTACTACCGCAGCATGTACCCGAAAGAAGTGATCATGACCGGCGACATGATGCTGGAAAAGGTCTATCGCGAAGGCGACAAGCTGGTGGCGGTACTGGAAAACGAATACACCGGCGCCAAAGAGGAGCGGGTGGTTGACCAGGTGGTCGTCGAGAACGGCGTGCGTCCGGACGAAGAAATCTACTACGCCATGAAGGAAGGCTCGCGCAACAAAGGCCAGATGGACATCGAAGCCCTGTTCGCGATCAAGCCACAACCTTCGCTGAGCCAGGCGGGCGACGGCTACTTGCTGTTCCGCATCGGTGACTGCGTGGCCCAGCGCAACACTCACGCGGCGATCTACGACGCGCTGCGGTTGTGCAAGGATTTCTAA
- a CDS encoding DUF5943 domain-containing protein, with amino-acid sequence MAKIAPQLPIEVDSETGVWTSDALPMLYVPRHFFVNNHMGIEEVLGADAYAEILYKAGYKSAWHWCEKEAECHGLEGVAVFEHYMKRLSQRGWGLFKIQDIDLDKGTASVKLEHSAFVYVYGKVGRKVDYMFTGWFAGAMDQILAARGSKIRTVAEQVYGGSEEGHDDGLFTVKPL; translated from the coding sequence ATGGCCAAGATCGCCCCGCAATTGCCAATCGAAGTCGACAGCGAAACCGGTGTCTGGACCTCTGATGCCCTGCCGATGCTGTATGTGCCGCGTCACTTCTTCGTCAACAACCACATGGGCATCGAGGAAGTGCTGGGCGCCGACGCCTACGCCGAAATCCTCTACAAGGCCGGCTACAAATCCGCCTGGCACTGGTGTGAAAAAGAAGCTGAATGCCATGGCCTGGAAGGCGTCGCGGTGTTCGAGCACTACATGAAGCGCCTGTCGCAGCGCGGCTGGGGTCTGTTCAAGATTCAGGACATCGACCTCGACAAAGGCACCGCCAGCGTCAAGCTCGAACACTCCGCATTCGTCTACGTGTACGGCAAGGTCGGGCGCAAGGTCGACTACATGTTCACTGGCTGGTTCGCCGGCGCCATGGACCAGATCCTGGCTGCTCGCGGCAGCAAGATCCGCACCGTCGCCGAACAAGTTTACGGTGGCTCCGAAGAAGGCCACGACGACGGTTTGTTCACCGTCAAGCCGTTGTAA